TTTGATCTGAACCCCAAAAGCTGGACACATTTTTAAGCTGTTTGCTCGGTAGTCGAAATCCGATAATCAATCGGACTTAGACCCCCGAGTTTTTCTTTGATTCTGGATCTATTATAGTACTTAATCCATTCACGCATGGCCCGTTTAAGTTCTTCCCGAGTCTGATAATCATGAGAATGGACTGTTTCAGCCTTCATGATGTGAAAGAAGCTTTCCATCTGGGCATTATCTAAACAGGTGGCCTTCCGAGACATACTCTGATAGACCCGATGCGATTTAAGTTCTCTGCACCACGCCTCATTCTGGTATTGGAACCCCTGATCTGTGTGCACATAGGTACGATAGTGATGCTCAGGAAGATGCTCCAGGGCCTCATGAAGCGGTTTGAGCGCAAAAGCGACAGTTGGATGGTCACTGATCGCAAAGGATAGGATTTCGTCGGAATAGAGATCCAGCACAGGTTCAAGATAAAGGCGTTCTCTCGTCGTTTTGCGGCCCCAACGAAATTCAGAGACGTCCGCCACCAGTTTCTGGAATGGACGGTCGGTTATGAAGCGGCGGCGGAGCCGATTCTTAGCGATTTTCCCAACGGTCCCCTTGTACGAGTTGTATTTACGCATCCGTTTGGTATAGAAGGTTGACTGGAGACCTTCGGCTTCCATAATGCGCTGCACTTTCTTATGATTTACAGTCACGTGCTGATTATTTTTCAGAGCTAAGAAGACACGACGATAACCGTAATCTGGATGGTCCTGCTTGATTGCTTTTATTTCCGAGGTTACCGGGTCATCCCCCTCTGCCTGTGGGCGGTGAAGCTCATAATAATACACGCTCTTAGGC
This DNA window, taken from Sporolactobacillus pectinivorans, encodes the following:
- a CDS encoding IS3 family transposase; its protein translation is MRGLSSSERATRTEQAQVVTELRQHDSLSDILRVVKLPKSVYYYELHRPQAEGDDPVTSEIKAIKQDHPDYGYRRVFLALKNNQHVTVNHKKVQRIMEAEGLQSTFYTKRMRKYNSYKGTVGKIAKNRLRRRFITDRPFQKLVADVSEFRWGRKTTRERLYLEPVLDLYSDEILSFAISDHPTVAFALKPLHEALEHLPEHHYRTYVHTDQGFQYQNEAWCRELKSHRVYQSMSRKATCLDNAQMESFFHIMKAETVHSHDYQTREELKRAMREWIKYYNRSRIKEKLGGLSPIDYRISTTEQTA